A region of Leishmania mexicana MHOM/GT/2001/U1103 complete genome, chromosome 8 DNA encodes the following proteins:
- a CDS encoding putative DNA repair helicase — protein MNIGDSGNIFVEKAHPAYAHVIDFLISCCEPVSRTQHMEQYRMDSSSLSAATAEGTYSLAMIENVLRHFRLNAAQELPVDLERCAALERLASALEESSEGAEVDRSRTSQEAMATKTSSSSFAARIPLPRCLCDVDLTGTILASLNGASADGVTSPAVPTPHVSNDRLKSLVKRENVEEEEVGDRLSAADAAASASETVSSRTAAPSSSPTSRLLQLFRPLLPTPASAAAPLHSPTTGSQLEQGAPIAARPLISLAVVRPADVHRPLPELLAQMLKEEENASRVQIVLQPCLRRFHQFQASRGASFASTTATPRATVSKERNGAATGAVADQDDQQLFYFVQSRQRAHLEHVLPALKEFLEPVVICGAERWILSDIDRSPLGDTKGVSDAERVARDAGRPAVLRLLYEPPRVGTRYEAAAATPSASCFVYKCRVRDGKLREVKECLFSKFDIRADCYYDYMQDRTLHVPNLHLASHVRLRPYQVASLERFRRGQKAHQGVVVLPCGAGKTLTGIGAAATMQTTTIVMCINNMSVFQWQREFLRWTDLAEDEVTVCTAKVKQRPGKVFITTYSMVVAKRGNADGAAAEESRAILQAMTAQPWGLLLLDEVHTALAHHFQDVLNTIKYKCVLGLSATLLREDDKIGDLRHLVGPKLYEANWLDLTRAGFLANVECAEVQCPMPPLFLEEYHAIQRTRALLGAHARCNHRRGNGKRRRESVFQDDEDASEDGDGNGEDNGAYGRRGRGHDSCGPLTSRSLRLASCNPYKLWCTQALLAFHQQRSPPDKVIIFCDYLSDVRFFAHHLHLPFMDQRTSEAERTNLLQYFQHSSGVNAIILTRVGDVALDLPCASVVIQVSGLGASRRQEAQRLGRILRPKPLSLDNTCAYFYTLVSQDTADVSTSYKRQSWLRDQGFAYRILHCDRVLSEFARVGGQPCCVGPPQWWYQMHNTASATPSSETAAVADVGVVHYDGLYWVPFSADAAALIEAAFQHGRATCTLRGSELGRGTPLPSSEELGRYPLLSSESWKVTFSSVDAPQTFGTVLIGEGAPSSPLRERRVRRGCLDRSHRCIPATADQESRCIRFARNTVLCVRDTRGSGAVTETE, from the coding sequence ATGAACATCGGTGACTCGGGCAACATCTTTGTGGAGAAGGCGCACCCCGCCTACGCCCATGTCATCGACTTCCTCATTTCCTGCTGCGAGCCCGTCAGCAGGACCCAGCACATGGAGCAGTACCGCATGGACAGCTCCTCCTTGtctgcggccaccgccgaggGCACGTACTCGCTTGCCATGATTGAGAATGTTCTCCGACACTTCCGGCTGAACGCGGCTCAGGAGCTGCCTGTTGACCTTgagcgctgcgcagcactgGAGAGACTGGCGtccgcgctggaggagtcGAGTGAGGGCGCGGAGGTAGATAGATCTCGGACTTCTcaggaggcgatggcgacTAAGacctcgtcttcgtcgttTGCTGCTCGCATACCactgccgcgctgcctctGCGACGTCGACCTGACAGGCACCATTCTGGCCTCGCTGAACGGCGCAagcgccgacggcgtcaCATCACCCGCAGTCCCCACTCCCCACGTGAGCAACGACAGGTTGAAGTCTCTTGTAAAACGGGAAaatgtggaggaggaggaggtgggcgaCCGTTTGTCCGCGGCCGATGCGGCTGCCTCGGCCTCGGAAACAGTCTCGTctcgcaccgcagcgccttcCAGCAGCCCGACTAGCCGTCTCTTGCAGCTCTTCCGTCCCTTGTTGCCGACACCggcatctgcagcagctcctctaCACTCGCCCACCACGGGCTCGCAGCTTGAACAAGGGGCGCCAATCGCAGCACGGCCGCTCATTTCTCTGGCGGTTGTGCGGCCTGCTGACGTCCATCGACCGCTTCCGGAGTTGCTGGCGCAGAtgctgaaggaggaggagaacgcTTCTCGCGTGCAGATCGTACTGCAGCCGTGCCTGCGGCGCTTCCATCAGTTCCAGGCGAGCCGTGGtgcctccttcgcctcgaccaccgccacgcccaGGGCGACAGTGTCGAAGGAGCGGAACGGCGCTGCCACTGGTGCTGTTGCCGACCAAGACGATCAGCAGCTGTTCTACTTTGTCCAGTCGCGTCAGCGGGCGCACTTGGAACACGTACTACCGGCCCTAAAGGAGTTCCTGGAGCCGGTGGTGATCTGCGGCGCAGAGCGCTGGATCTTATCTGACATTGATCGGAGCCCGCTGGGAGACACAAAGGGTGTGAGCGATGCTGAGCGTGTGGCGCGGGATGCCGGGCGGCCTGCcgtgctgcgcctgctctaCGAACCCCCGCGTGTCGGCACCCGGTATgaggctgcggcagcgacgccaagTGCCAGCTGCTTTGTGTACAAGTGCCGTGTGCGTGACGGAAAGCTGCGAGAAGTGAAGGAGTGCCTCTTTTCAAAGTTCGACATCCGCGCCGACTGCTACTACGACTACATGCAGGACCGCACCCTGCATGTGCCGAACCTGCACCTCGCAAGCCACGTTCGTCTGCGACCCTACCAGGTGGCGTCGCTCGAGCGGTTCCGCCGAGGACAGAAGGCGCACCaaggcgtcgtcgtcctcccgTGCGGGGCCGGCAAGACGCTAACTGGCattggtgccgccgccaccatgcAAACTACCACTATCGTGATGTGTATCAACAACATGTCTGTCTTCCAGTGGCAGCGCGAGTTTTTGCGCTGGACGGACCTGGCAGAGGATGAGGTAACAGTGTGCACAGCGAAGGTGAAGCAGCGACCGGGCAAGGTTTTCATCACCACCTACAGTATGGTCGTCGCAAAGCGAGGTAACgcggacggcgctgctgcggaagAGTCCCGGGCGATCCTGCAGGCTATGACTGCGCAGCCATGGGGTCTGCTGCTCCTAGACGAGGTGCACACCGCCCTCGCGCACCACTTCCAGGATGTGCTGAACACAATTAAGTACAAGTGCGTGCTGGGGCTCAGCgcaacgctgctgcgggaggaCGACAAAATCGGCGACTTGCGTCACCTTGTGGGGCCAAAGCTGTATGAGGCTAACTGGCTCGATCTGACTCGCGCCGGCTTCCTGGCGAACGTTGAGTGCGCCGAGGTGCAGTGCCCAATGCCGCCCCTATTCCTGGAAGAGTACCACGCTATCCAGCGCACCCGTGCCCTTctcggcgcacacgcacgctgcAACCATCGTCGCGGCAACGGAAAGCGTCGCCGCGAGAGTGTCTTTcaggacgacgaggatgccAGCGAGGACGGGGACGGCAATGGGGAGGACAATGGCGCCTACGGAAGGAGGGGCAGAGGACATGACTCGTGTGGTCCCCTCACctcgcgctctctgcgcCTCGCCTCCTGCAACCCGTACAAGCTGTGGTGTACCCAGGCGCTTCTGGCCTTTCATCAGCAGCGCTCTCCACCCGACAAGGTGATCATATTTTGCGACTACCTCTCTGACGTGCGCTTCTTTGCGCATCACCTCCACCTGCCTTTCATGGATCAGCGgacgagcgaggcggagcggacAAACCTGTTGCAGTACTTCCAACACTCCAGTGGGGTGAACGCTATCATCTTGACGCGTGTCGGTGATGTCGCGCTGGACCTGCCCTGCGCATCGGTCGTGATCCAGGTCTCTGGCCTCGGGGCGTCGCGTCGGCAGGAGGCGCAACGCCTTGGCCGCATCCTGCGCCCCAAGCCACTGTCCCTCGACAACACATGCGCCTACTTCTACACCCTTGTCTCGCAGGATACGGCGGACGTCAGCACAAGCTACAAGCGGCAGAGCTGGCTGCGTGATCAAGGCTTCGCCTACCGCATCTTGCACTGCGACCGCGTTCTGAGCGAGTTTGCGCGCGTGGGCGGGCAACCCTGCTGTGTTGGACCACCTCAATGGTGGTATCAGATGCACAACACCGCTTCCGCCACACCGTCCTCGGaaacggcagcagtggcagatGTTGGCGTGGTGCACTACGATGGCCTCTACTGGGTCCCGTTTTCTGCTGATGCCGCAGCCCTCATCGAGGCGGCGTTTCAGCACGGACGAGCGACTTGCACCTTGCGTGGCAGCGAGTTGGGCAGAggcacccccctcccatcgTCCGAGGAGCTCGGGCGATACCCTCTGCTCAGCTCCGAGTCATGGAAGGTCACCTTCAGCAGCGTTGATGCGCCGCAGACCTTTGGCACTGTGCTCATTGGCGAAGGCGCGCCGTCTTCTccgctgcgcgagcgtcGCGTGCGCCGTGGCTGCCTTGACCGCAGCCATCGGTGCATCCCTGCGACGGCTGATCAGGAAAGTCGCTGCATCCGCTTCGCCCGAAACACTGtgttgtgcgtgcgagatacgcgtggcagcggcgccgtgacAGAGACCGAGTAG